The Mustela lutreola isolate mMusLut2 chromosome 3, mMusLut2.pri, whole genome shotgun sequence genome includes a region encoding these proteins:
- the DLX1 gene encoding homeobox protein DLX-1, translating into MTMTTMPESLNSPVSGKAVFMEFGPPNQQMSPSPMSHGHYSMHCLHSAGHSQPDGAYSSASSFSRPLGYPYVNSVSSHASSPYISSVQSYPGSASLAQSRLEDPGADSEKSTVVEGGEVRFNGKGKKIRKPRTIYSSLQLQALNRRFQQTQYLALPERAELAASLGLTQTQVKIWFQNKRSKFKKLMKQGGAALEGSALANGRALSAGSPPVPPGWNPNSSSGKGSGGSAGSYIPSYTSWYPSAHQEAMQQPQLM; encoded by the exons ATGACCATGACCACCATGCCAGAAAGTCTCAACAGCCCCGTGTCGGGCAAGGCGGTGTTTATGGAGTTTGGGCCACCCAACCAGCAAATGTCTCCTTCTCCCATGTCCCACGGGCACTACTCCATGCACTGTTTACACTCGGCGGGCCATTCGCAGCCCGACGGCGCCTACAGCTCGGCCTCGTCTTTCTCCCGACCGCTGGGCTACCCCTACGTCAACTCGGTCAGCAGCCACGCGTCCAGCCCCTACATCAGTTCGGTGCAGTCCTACCCGGGCAGCGCCAGCCTCGCCCAGAGCCGCCTGGAGGACCCAG GGGCTGACTCGGAGAAGAGCACGGTGGTGGAAGGCGGTGAAGTGCGCTTCAATGGCAAGGGGAAAAAGATCCGCAAACCCAGGACGATTTATTCCAGTTTGCAGTTGCAGGCTTTGAACCGGAGGTTCCAGCAAACTCAGTACCTAGCTCTGCCCGAGAGGGCGGAGCTCGCGGCCTCCTTGGGACTCACGCAGACGCAG GTCAAGATCTGGTTCCAGAACAAGCGTTCCAAGTTCAAGAAACTGATGAAGCAGGGCGGGGCGGCTCTGGAGGGTAGCGCGCTGGCCAACGGCCGGGCACTGTCTGCCGGCTCCCCGCCAGTGCCTCCCGGTTGGAACCCCAACTCGTCATCTGGGAAGGGCTCGGGCGGCAGCGCGGGTTCCTACATCCCCAGCTACACGTCATGGTACCCCTCGGCGCACCAAGAAGCTATGCAGCAACCCCAACTCATGTGA